A stretch of Scheffersomyces stipitis CBS 6054 chromosome 2, complete sequence DNA encodes these proteins:
- a CDS encoding predicted protein, whose amino-acid sequence MLPKAGLIVFGSLIPIPIGLVFYICVKSKKPRPDIEAMSPHEDFNHTEDLDNHTYHYTSRVTYTEHGDVPIYSGPSIHRPSIHISHFNTPTSIKDLDPPDYFEAAQDISFDSVSTSQSMEDPRYYPSVPQLAHVRFPME is encoded by the coding sequence ATGTTACCAAAAGCTGGACTAATTGTCTTTGGTTCTTTGATTCCGATCCCAATTGGATTGGTTTTTTATATCTGTGTCAAGAGCAAGAAGCCACGTCCAGACATAGAAGCTATGTCACCACATGAAGACTTCAACCATACTGAAGACCTAGACAACCATACCTATCACTATACTTCTCGGGTCACTTACACCGAACATGGAGATGTGCCTATTTACAGCGGACCCTCTATTCATCGTCCTTCAATACATATCAGTCATTTCAATACGCCGACAAGTATCAAAGACTTGGACCCACCCGACTACTTTGAAGCTGCTCAGGACATTTCCTTTGATTCAGTTTCTACATCCCAATCAATGGAAGATCCAAGGTACTACCCTTCCGTGCCTCAACTTGCTCACGTCAGATTTCCCATGGAATGA
- a CDS encoding predicted protein, producing the protein MSVEAASNSSDQSGLKPFLAKYNFKLGEASDEYIARRKRQMVLFMSSAALTIFASRFAYKSTISRQYIPTLFQGNHAPPLSYNFATDAAVAVGTGTLLCGSVSSMVIFGSCWILDVSNFKEFGWKMKSMMGGYEKERELSKLPMDEESAYIQDGLNDILEGKYDFDEDGTEEGK; encoded by the coding sequence ATGTCAGTAGAAGCAGCTAGCAATAGTAGCGACCAATCTGGGTTGAAGCCTTTCTTGGCCaagtacaacttcaagcTTGGTGAAGCCTCGGATGAGTACATAGCTCGTCGTAAGAGACAGATGGTGCTCTTTATGAGCTCAGCAGCCTTGACCATCTTTGCTTCCAGATTCGCCTACAAGTCTACTATATCAAGACAGTATATACCCACTCTATTCCAAGGAAACCATGCACCACCTTTGAGTTACAATTTCGCCACAGATGCCGCTGTGGCCGTAGGTACCGGTACTCTCTTGTGTGGATCGGTTTCTTCTATGGTGATATTTGGTAGCTGCTGGATTCTCGATGTTTCCAACTTTAAGGAATTTGGCTGGAAAATGAAGTCGATGATGGGAGGATACGAAAAGGAAAGGGAACTCAGCAAGCTCCCAATGGATGAAGAAAGTGCCTACATCCAAGACGGATTGAACGACATCTTGGAAGGAAAGTACGACTTCGACGAAGACGGAACAGAAGAAGGGAAGTAA
- a CDS encoding predicted protein — MSHSVYQTNGRPLSQQALYQQKLRQGIYTSPGAATIGVTSNASDTAALLAASSDLTVRPSYERTIAPEAHTAALAAKRETITAWSRENTDPNADAAAANASGTGIPSLKGDSLYRAANQNSTSTMTSRINPERDIKRSGLATKSSSNSFDIGKINQVANKNSTKSLNSRFNPDLDFRSGLNATKHTEYLNDEEEALAANGAAASLRHGAGYTDSVSAQKRSKSFTAAAVVNSTLLSAANERANERLQSISSTPQDLKAQAQQYASALAVAQKNSDERVKNYKAGVIDLGGGLTILQSELDKMASLVVQPVLNDISSKASAKREADLQKKVAQKELETQHQLAKQEEWKEKNREKAEREAAKQQRIADNEDKKKVEEDQHAEYQQGRNDEVAGKVTETKELELKHAQEKEALLAQKQENQDRIDEEEAALIAGRKKELDDLQAEKDEILKPTLDELEEETAKLKEVTDARDELLNEVTSAEALNKEYEDKLAELTKNLEETKASIEKYTLDLEDSTKKHEETSKEVDALQHLHDEEIQKNAEEENQLDSQLEELNKTKEQHIADKKSGKQAILSEIDDKVKDEHKINKELPEHLRSEVDEEKIRDTGSLFSEVPLVKEIEPEAKAPEPETKSSTIKPIPVKEIKKVEEKATEVDKAESKAEKAESKAENKAEDAESNAGDYEDELSLGQSGTKNAGGVFKEEI, encoded by the exons ATGTCGCACTCCGTCTACCAGACCAACGGAAGACCGTTATCCCAACAAGCGTTGTACCAGCAGAAGTTGAGACAGGGTATCTACACGTCGCCCGGCGCCGCCACCATCGGTGTTACCTCCAACGCCTCCGACACTGCTGCTCTCCTCGCCGCTTCTTCAGACCTCACTGTAAGACCCTCTTACGAAAGAACAATTGCTCCCGAAGCCCACACCGCAGCCCTTGCTGCAAAAAGGGAAACCATCACCGCTTGGTCCCGTGAAAACACCGACCCAAACGCCGATGCCGCTGCCGCCAACGCCC TGGGAACAGGTATCCCCTCTCTTAAGGGAGACTCGCTCTACAGGGCAGCCAATCAGAACTCGACCTCGACTATGACCTCAAGAATCAACCCAGAAAGAGACATCAAGAGATCCGGTTTGGCCACGAAGTCGTCTTCTAACAGCTTCGATATTGGTAAAATTAACCAGGTAGCCAATAAGAACTCGACAAAGTCGTTGAACTCACGTTTCAATCCGGACTTGGACTTCAGATCAGGCCTTAACGCTACGAAGCATACCGAGTACTTGAACGACGAGGAAGAGGCACTAGCTGCTAATGGCGCTGCTGCTTCGCTCAGACACGGTGCTGGGTACACTGATCTGGTTTCTGCCCAAAAGAGATCCAAGTCGTTcactgctgctgctgtggTTAACAGCACTTTGTTGTCTGCTGCCAACGAAAGAGCCAATGAGAGATTGCAGTCGATCAGTTCGACTCCCCAAGACTTGAAGGCCCAGGCTCAACAGTATGCCAGCGCTCTTGCTGTCGCCCAGAAGAACTCGGACGAACGAGTCAAGAACTACAAGGCCGGTGTCATTGACTTGGGTGGTGGTTTAACGATTTTGCAGAGCGAATTGGACAAGATGGCTTCCCTTGTTGTCCAACCTGTCTTGAATGATATCTCGCTGAAGGCCTCCGCCAAGAGAGAAGCCgatcttcagaagaaggtaGCCCAGAAAGAGTTAGAGACACAACACCAGTTGGCCAAGCAGGAAGAATGGAAGGAGAAGAACAGAGAAAAGGCAGAAAGAGAGGCCGCTAAACAACAGAGAATCGCCGATaacgaagacaagaagaaggtggaAGAGGACCAGCATGCTGAGTACCAACAGGGCAGAAACGACGAAGTAGCTGGTAAAGTTACTGAAACAAAggagttggaattgaaacaTGCccaagaaaaggaagccTTGTTGGCTCAAAAGCAAGAAAACCAGGACCGTATCGACGAGGAAGAGGCTGCTTTGATTGCTGGACGTAAGAAGGAGTTGGATGACTTACAGGCTGAAAAGGATGAGATTTTGAAGCCTACTTTGGATgaattagaagaagaaaccgccaagttgaaggaagttACCGATGCTAGAGAcgaattgttgaacgaaGTTACCTCTGCTGAGGCTTTGAACAAGGAGTACGAAGACAAGTTAGCTGAATTaaccaagaacttggaagaaaccAAGGCTTCGATTGAAAAGTACACCCTTGACTTAGAAGACTCCACCAAGAAACACGAAGAAACATCCAAGGAAGTTGATGCCTTACAACATTTACACGATGAAgagatccagaagaatgcagaagaagaaaaccaaTTGGATTCGCAATTGGaggagttgaacaagactAAAGAGCAACATATTGCTGATAAGAAGTCAGGAAAACAGGCCATCTTGCTGGAAATCGACGATAAGGTTAAGGACGAACACAAAATTAATAAGGAATTACCTGAACACTTACGCtctgaagttgacgaaGAGAAGATTAGAGATACTGGATCCTTGTTCTCT GAAGTTCCATTGGTGAAAGAAATCGAGCCAGAAGCTAAAGCTCCTGAACCAGAGACCAAGAGTAGCACTATTAAACCTATTCCTGTA aaggaaatcaagaaagtagaGGAAAAAGCCACAGAAGTCGACAAGGCTGAAAGCAAAGCAGAGAAGGCCGAGAGCAAGGCCGAAAACAAGGCCGAGGACGCTGAAAGCAACGCTGGCGACTATGAAGACGAACTTTCATTGGGCCAGAGTGGCACCAAGAACGCAGGAGGTGTATTTAAGGAAGAGATCTAA
- a CDS encoding histone H3 variant (go_funtion DNA binding) encodes MARISTSSNRPLPSSNALRRQRERERQEQQRGRQPQRSAAPGSRPQSGASRQQQTGIYRNQPGDPTVQATVKRRYRPGTVALREIRQYQKNTDLLIRKLPFARLVKEVAEDYIGADYGIRWQSNAVLALQEACEAYLVHLLEDTNLCAIHAKRVTIMQKDIQLARRIRGYL; translated from the coding sequence ATGGCTAGAATCTCTACAAGCTCCAATAGACCGTTACCCTCGTCCAACGCATTGAGACGACAGCGAGAACGAGAAAGACAAGAACAGCAAAGAGGAAGACAACCACAACGTTCTGCTGCTCCTGGGTCGCGGCCGCAATCTGGAGCCAGTAGACAGCAACAGACGGGAATCTACAGAAATCAGCCGGGGGATCCTACAGTGCAAGCTACtgtgaaaagaagatataGACCAGGAACCGTTGCTCTTCGAGAAATCAGACAGTACCAGAAAAACACTGACCTCTTGATTCGTAAATTGCCATTTGCCAGACTTGTCAAAGAAGTGGCCGAAGACTATATCGGAGCTGACTACGGGATCAGATGGCAGTCCAATGCCGTGCTAGCCTTGCAAGAAGCCTGCGAAGCCTACTTGGTGCATTTGCTAGAAGACACCAACTTGTGTGCCATACATGCCAAACGGGTGACAATCATGCAGAAGGACATCCAGTTGGCGAGAAGAATTCGTGGCTACTTGTGA